In Oryza glaberrima chromosome 8, OglaRS2, whole genome shotgun sequence, the following are encoded in one genomic region:
- the LOC127782964 gene encoding xyloglucan endotransglycosylase/hydrolase protein 8 translates to MAKHLALSVAAAVAVSWLAASSAAAAGFYEKFDVVGAGDHVRVVSDDGKTQQVALTLDRSSGSGFTSKDTYLFGEFSVQMKLVGGNSAGTVTSFYLSSGEGDGHDEIDIEFMGNLSGNPYVMNTNVWANGDGKKEHQFYLWFDPTADFHTYKIIWNPQNIIFQVDDVPVRTFKKYDDLAYPQSKPMRLHATLWDGSYWATRHGDVKIDWSGAPFVVSYRGYSANACVNNNPAGGWSSSWCPEGTSAWIHRELDGAELGTVAWAERNYMSYNYCADGWRFPQGFPAECYRK, encoded by the exons ATGGCGAAGCATCTCGCGCTGTCcgtggccgccgcggtggccgtgTCGTGgctggcggcgtcgtcggcggcggcggcggggttctACGAGAAGTTCGACGTGGTGGGCGCCGGCGACCACGTGAGGGTGGTGAGCGACGACGGGAAGACGCAGCAGGTGGCGCTGACGCTGGACCGGAGCTCCGGGTCCGGGTTCACCTCCAAGGACACCTACCTGTTCGGCGAGTTCAGCGTCCAGATGAAGCTCGTCGGCGGCAACTCCGCCGGCACCGTCACCTCCTTCTACCTCTCCtccggcgagggcgacggccACGACGAGATCGACATCGAGTTCATGGGCAACCTCAGCGGCAACCCCTACGTCATGAACACCAACGTCTGGGCTAATGGCGACGGCAAGAAGGAGCACCAGTTCTACCTCTGGTTCGACCCCACCGCCGACTTCCACACCTACAAGATCATCTGGAATCCCCAAAACATCAT ATTCCAGGTGGACGACGTGCCGGTGAGGACGTTCAAGAAGTACGACGACCTGGCGTACCCGCAGAGCAAGCCGATGAGGCTGCACGCGACGCTGTGGGACGGCAGCTACTGGGCGACGAGGCACGGCGACGTCAAGATCGACTGGAGCGGCGCGCCGTTCGTGGTGTCGTACCGCGGGTACAGCGCCAACGCGTGCGTCAACAACAATCCCGCCGGcgggtggtcgtcgtcgtggtgcCCCGAGGGCACGTCGGCGTGGATCCACCgcgagctcgacggcgccgaGCTCGGCACCGTCGCGTGGGCCGAGCGCAACTACATGTCCTACAACTACTGCGCCGACGGCTGGCGCTTCCCCCAGGGCTTCCCCGCCGAGTGCTACCGCAAGTGA